CGCACAGCCCCTGCGCCGCCGCCACCCGCGCCACCTGCCGGAACCCGTCCAACGTCGGCGTGTAGCGCACCACCGGCCAGGACCGCCGGTAGTCCGCCAGCGTCATCACCCCGAGCGATGTTTCAAAAGGCAGCCAGTGGATGACGAGCCGGTAGAAGTCGTCGTCATCCAGCGCCAATCCCTTCACCGACAGCCCGTGCAACGCAATCAACCGCTGCAACGCCCGGGGGTCGTCGTTCGCCAGGTCCATCAGGTACTTGCGCAGGGATTGCCCCAGGGCCTCGCGCGCCTTCGCCAGCACCGTGTCCTCGTAGAAGGACTCGCGGCTCGCGGTGGGGCGCAGGCCGTTCGCGTTCACCACGCACTTCACGAAGAACGCCCACTCCGGCAGCAGGTTCTCCGCGCTCTCCGACAGCAGCATCTGCTTCAGGTACACGCGGTGCTTCTGCTTCGCGTTGAAGTGCGGCGACGCCGGCAACACATACGCCACGCCGTCCACGTCCCCCGCCTCCGAGCGCAGCGGAATCACATCCAGGAAGTCCGTGCCGAACACCTCTCGCCCGTACGCGAGCAGCGCCTGCCGCCGGTCTCCCGGCGTCTCGTAGACGCGGCGCCAGGGCGGCCCGTCCGGGTTGAGCGTCTCTGTCCGTCCATCCACCGTGAGCCGCACGGGGAAGGGCAAGAGGCCTCCGTAGTGCTTCGCCAGCTGGCGCACCCGCTCCGGCGTGAACCACTCCACCATGTCCGGGCGGGCCACCAGGTAGACGTGCGTGCCGGGGGCGTCCAGCGGGTGCTCGGAGACGCGCACGTCGTACGTGCCGTCGTGCCGGCCCCGCCACTCCAGCGTCCGCCCGTCCCCCTTCGCCGAGCGCGTCACCACCAGCAGCTCGTCGCACACCATGAAGCACGACAGCAGGCCGATGCCGAACTGTCCGATGAAGTCGTTGCGGCGGGCCTCCAGCTGCTCGCGCTTAGAGGACTCTCCGA
The sequence above is drawn from the Corallococcus sp. NCRR genome and encodes:
- a CDS encoding HSP90 family protein, whose product is MDHRFQVSLRGVIDLLSHHLYSSPGVYVRELLQNATDAIRARQQLEPQVTGAVGLELREKQDGGPPTLLFMDEGVGLTEEEIHRFLATIGESSKREQLEARRNDFIGQFGIGLLSCFMVCDELLVVTRSAKGDGRTLEWRGRHDGTYDVRVSEHPLDAPGTHVYLVARPDMVEWFTPERVRQLAKHYGGLLPFPVRLTVDGRTETLNPDGPPWRRVYETPGDRRQALLAYGREVFGTDFLDVIPLRSEAGDVDGVAYVLPASPHFNAKQKHRVYLKQMLLSESAENLLPEWAFFVKCVVNANGLRPTASRESFYEDTVLAKAREALGQSLRKYLMDLANDDPRALQRLIALHGLSVKGLALDDDDFYRLVIHWLPFETSLGVMTLADYRRSWPVVRYTPTLDGFRQVARVAAAQGLCVLNAAYTHDTALLEKLPHVVPEAQVAPFSSADLPQSFEELTLDEREAVYPLLRLAERVLAPFRCGVEVKKFFPAEVPTLYSSDAEGAFKRDAERAREESDDLYAGVLDGVMAGTGGQDRALLCLNLHNPVVRRLAAVEGRELLKLSVEMLYVQALLLGQHPLNAQEMALLNHGLLGLISARLDDSGGGGGGSSGPGSRGMH